The Lutibacter profundi genome includes a region encoding these proteins:
- a CDS encoding aspartate kinase — translation MKVLKFGGTSVGSSENIKRVKKIISNEGSKIIVLSAMSGTTNTLVEISEQIKDGNILEATQNIDKLYAKYVQVLDELIVEADLKKDTTNYIKIIFKFLKECTSKKYSEALYNKIVSQGELLSTYIFTKYLTQEGVNARLLPALDFMRIDKAKDPDEFYIQQSLQRVIKETLPVDIYITQGFICLDGYGKIANLQRGGSDYTATIIGAAIGAEEVQIWTDIDGMHNNDPRFVENTHAISNLSFDEAAELAYFGAKILHPQTVMPVRKANIPVRLKNTMNPESYGTLISKDFKGEGIKAIAAKDNITAIKIKSARMLLAHGFLKKVFEIFEKYETSIDMITTSEIAVSLTIDDEKNLNLIVEELEKFSIVEVDNNQSIICLVGHLVVRHHETHRLFRLLQDISIRMISYGGSNNNISLLVATNDKIQALKLLNTYIFDYEIA, via the coding sequence ATGAAAGTTTTAAAATTTGGAGGAACATCGGTTGGTTCTTCAGAAAACATAAAGAGAGTAAAAAAAATAATCTCGAATGAGGGTAGTAAAATTATTGTGCTTTCTGCAATGTCAGGTACTACAAATACGTTAGTTGAAATTTCTGAGCAAATAAAAGATGGAAATATTTTAGAAGCAACTCAAAATATTGACAAGTTATATGCAAAATACGTGCAAGTTTTAGACGAATTAATAGTTGAGGCTGATTTAAAGAAAGACACTACAAATTATATTAAAATAATTTTTAAATTTTTAAAAGAATGCACTTCTAAAAAATATTCCGAAGCATTATACAACAAAATTGTTTCACAAGGAGAATTGCTTTCAACGTATATTTTTACAAAATATTTAACTCAAGAAGGTGTAAATGCAAGGTTATTGCCTGCGCTAGATTTTATGAGGATTGACAAGGCAAAAGACCCAGATGAATTTTATATTCAACAAAGTTTACAACGCGTAATTAAAGAAACATTACCCGTTGATATTTATATAACACAAGGCTTTATTTGCTTGGATGGTTATGGTAAAATAGCCAATTTACAGCGAGGAGGAAGTGATTATACAGCCACAATAATAGGAGCGGCAATTGGGGCTGAGGAAGTTCAAATTTGGACAGATATTGATGGGATGCATAATAACGACCCAAGATTTGTTGAAAATACACATGCCATTTCAAATTTATCGTTTGATGAGGCTGCTGAGTTGGCGTATTTTGGAGCTAAAATACTACATCCGCAAACGGTAATGCCGGTGCGGAAAGCGAATATTCCAGTTCGTTTAAAAAATACGATGAATCCAGAATCTTATGGAACTTTAATTTCAAAGGACTTTAAGGGAGAGGGTATTAAAGCTATTGCAGCAAAAGATAACATAACAGCTATTAAAATTAAATCGGCACGTATGTTGTTAGCTCATGGTTTTTTAAAAAAGGTATTTGAAATTTTTGAGAAATACGAAACGTCAATAGATATGATTACAACATCAGAAATAGCAGTTTCTTTAACTATTGATGATGAAAAAAACTTAAATTTAATTGTTGAAGAATTGGAAAAATTTTCAATAGTTGAGGTTGATAATAACCAGAGTATTATTTGTTTGGTTGGACATTTAGTGGTGAGGCATCATGAAACACATAGGTTATTTAGGTTATTACAAGATATTTCTATTAGGATGATTTCTTATGGAGGAAGTAATAATAATATTTCACTTTTGGTAGCTACAAATGATAAAATACAAGCTTTAAAACTCTTAAACACATATATTTTCGATTACGAAATTGCTTAA
- a CDS encoding OmpA family protein, which produces MFFVSVLFFLFGGNVIAQNYELVTVTGVFSGNETDDTMFKATSPTIPTLAYIRAQRIAGPQSGVFTQSGDNIRYTAISKIAGIPGNLSKIRFSFLQSDKRSLIPPNDFRFVINDIDGPNNEALATNCSANVRFVGTANPTNLKIDNNPPDLNAVGTADENEGSTSRVMFEFDNISIVEFDNYANDGYLKDFDLDDDYPIATPLFVECLNSFIDHIDLDNQEYRKIDFSMEFKNINGKLIINTNPIYFDRDKYNIREDAITELGKVLKIMNKYPKIIIELQSHTDSRASDTYNMELSENRAKASIDWIINKGIDSTRIMGKGFGETKLVNKCSNGVKCSETEHQLNRRTEFIVLNPEVLKQL; this is translated from the coding sequence TTGTTTTTCGTATCAGTATTATTCTTTTTATTTGGAGGAAATGTTATTGCTCAAAATTATGAATTGGTTACTGTAACAGGTGTTTTTTCTGGAAATGAAACGGATGATACGATGTTTAAAGCAACTTCACCTACAATTCCTACTTTAGCATATATTAGAGCTCAAAGAATAGCAGGCCCTCAAAGTGGTGTTTTTACTCAAAGTGGAGATAATATTAGGTATACTGCAATTTCAAAAATAGCTGGAATCCCAGGCAATTTAAGTAAAATTCGTTTTTCATTCTTACAGTCAGATAAGAGGAGTTTAATTCCTCCAAATGATTTTAGATTCGTTATAAATGATATAGATGGACCAAACAATGAAGCATTGGCTACAAATTGTAGTGCTAATGTTCGTTTTGTTGGCACAGCAAATCCCACAAATTTAAAAATAGACAATAATCCCCCAGATTTAAATGCTGTTGGAACAGCTGATGAAAATGAAGGTTCTACTAGTAGAGTAATGTTTGAGTTTGATAATATTTCTATAGTTGAATTTGATAATTACGCAAATGATGGTTATTTAAAAGATTTTGATTTAGATGACGATTACCCTATTGCAACACCCTTGTTTGTAGAATGCTTAAATAGTTTTATTGACCATATTGATTTAGACAATCAAGAATATAGAAAAATTGATTTTTCAATGGAGTTTAAAAATATCAATGGAAAGTTAATTATAAATACAAATCCAATATATTTTGATAGAGACAAATACAATATTAGAGAAGATGCTATAACTGAATTGGGAAAAGTATTAAAAATTATGAATAAATACCCTAAAATAATTATTGAGTTACAATCACATACAGATTCAAGAGCTTCAGATACTTATAATATGGAATTATCAGAAAATAGAGCTAAAGCATCTATTGATTGGATTATAAATAAAGGTATTGATTCAACTAGAATAATGGGAAAAGGATTTGGTGAAACAAAATTAGTAAATAAGTGTTCAAATGGCGTTAAATGTAGCGAAACAGAACATCAATTAAATAGAAGAACAGAATTTATTGTTTTAAATCCTGAGGTTCTAAAACAACTATAA
- the thiL gene encoding thiamine-phosphate kinase, whose product MIEDKNKSLTSISELGEFGLINHLTKNFKIQHKSTIKGVGDDAAVLNITKKQILVTTDLLIEGVHFDLSYMPLKHLGYKAVMVNLSDVYAMNGDATQITVSIAVSNRFSLEALEELYEGIHLACKSYGIDLVGGDTTSSTKGLLISITAIGEVKKEDVVYRNTAKESDLLVVTGDLGAAYLGLQVLEREKQVFEVNPNSQPDLTNYSYLIERQLKPEARKDIVKLLKDLDVKPTAMIDISDGLSSEILHICTQSKVGCDLYEEKIPLDPQVISTCEEFDLNSTTIALSGGEDYELLFTISQKDFLKIKANPHLTVIGHITEENMGVNLVTRANQKIKLTAQGWNALKGD is encoded by the coding sequence ATGATTGAAGATAAAAACAAATCGCTTACAAGCATCTCAGAATTAGGAGAATTCGGATTGATAAATCACTTAACAAAGAACTTTAAAATTCAACATAAATCTACCATAAAAGGCGTGGGTGATGATGCAGCTGTTTTAAATATAACAAAGAAACAAATTTTGGTTACTACAGATTTGTTGATTGAAGGTGTACACTTTGATTTGAGTTATATGCCTTTAAAACATTTGGGTTATAAAGCGGTAATGGTAAATTTATCAGATGTATACGCAATGAATGGTGATGCAACTCAAATAACGGTATCAATTGCTGTTTCAAATCGTTTTTCTTTAGAAGCTTTAGAAGAACTATACGAAGGCATTCATTTAGCTTGTAAATCATATGGAATAGATTTAGTAGGAGGAGACACAACATCTTCAACCAAAGGTTTGTTAATTAGCATTACAGCAATTGGAGAAGTTAAAAAAGAAGATGTAGTGTACAGAAATACGGCAAAAGAAAGTGATTTACTGGTTGTTACAGGTGATTTAGGAGCAGCATATTTAGGCTTGCAAGTTTTAGAACGTGAAAAACAAGTTTTTGAGGTAAATCCAAATTCACAACCAGATTTAACAAATTACAGCTATTTAATTGAACGGCAATTAAAACCTGAAGCTCGAAAAGATATTGTAAAATTATTGAAAGATTTAGATGTAAAACCAACGGCTATGATTGATATTTCTGACGGACTTTCTTCTGAAATTTTACACATTTGTACCCAATCTAAAGTTGGATGTGATTTGTATGAAGAAAAAATTCCTTTAGACCCTCAAGTAATTTCAACCTGTGAAGAATTTGATTTAAACAGTACAACCATAGCATTAAGTGGAGGTGAAGATTATGAATTGTTGTTTACTATTTCGCAAAAAGATTTCCTAAAAATAAAAGCAAATCCACACCTAACAGTTATTGGCCATATTACTGAAGAGAATATGGGTGTAAATTTAGTAACTAGAGCCAATCAAAAAATAAAATTAACGGCGCAAGGTTGGAATGCTTTAAAAGGAGATTAA
- the sufB gene encoding Fe-S cluster assembly protein SufB, translating to MNKFTEDDLKKDLENKEYEYGFYTDIEADKFPVGLNEDVVIAISKKKNEPSWMTEWRLDAFRIWKEMEEPDWANVTYKKPSFQDISYYSAPIQKPKLDSLDQVDPELLKTFEKLGISIDEQKRLSNVAVDIVIDSVSVATSFKKTLNEKGIIFMPISEAIQEHPELVKKYLGTIVPKTDNFYAALNSAVFSDGSFCYIPKGVTCPMELSTYFRINEGGTGQFERTLLVADKGSYVSYLEGCTAPARDENQLHAAVVELIALDDAEIKYSTVQNWYPGDAEGKGGVYNFVTKRGLCEKNAKISWTQVETGSAITWKYPSCILKGDNSVGEFYSIAVTNNYQQADTGTKMIHLGNNTKSTIISKGISAGKSQNSYRGLVQVGARANNARNFSQCDSLLMGDLCGAHTFPYIECKNNTAQIEHEATTSKIGEDQLFYCNQRGINTEKAIALIVNGFGKDVLNKLPMEFAVEAQKLLEISLEGSVG from the coding sequence ATGAATAAATTTACTGAAGACGATTTAAAAAAAGACCTTGAGAACAAGGAATATGAATATGGTTTTTACACTGATATTGAAGCAGATAAATTTCCGGTAGGTTTAAATGAAGATGTTGTAATAGCAATTTCAAAAAAGAAAAATGAACCTAGTTGGATGACTGAATGGCGTTTAGACGCTTTTCGTATTTGGAAAGAAATGGAAGAGCCAGATTGGGCAAATGTAACTTATAAAAAACCTTCATTTCAAGATATTAGTTACTACTCAGCACCTATTCAAAAACCGAAATTAGACAGTTTAGATCAGGTTGATCCTGAATTATTAAAAACATTTGAGAAACTAGGAATTTCAATTGATGAGCAAAAACGCTTATCAAACGTAGCTGTTGATATTGTTATAGATTCTGTTTCTGTTGCTACCTCTTTTAAAAAAACACTGAATGAAAAGGGTATTATTTTTATGCCTATTTCTGAAGCAATTCAAGAACACCCTGAACTAGTAAAAAAATATTTAGGGACTATTGTTCCTAAAACTGATAACTTTTATGCAGCATTAAATTCAGCTGTATTTTCTGATGGCTCTTTTTGTTATATTCCAAAAGGTGTTACTTGCCCTATGGAATTATCGACCTATTTTAGAATTAATGAAGGTGGAACTGGTCAATTTGAACGTACATTATTAGTAGCAGATAAAGGAAGCTATGTTAGTTATTTGGAAGGTTGTACTGCGCCGGCACGTGATGAAAATCAATTGCATGCTGCTGTTGTTGAGTTAATTGCATTGGATGACGCAGAAATAAAATACTCAACTGTACAAAACTGGTACCCTGGAGATGCTGAAGGAAAAGGTGGTGTTTACAATTTTGTAACTAAACGTGGTTTATGTGAAAAAAATGCTAAAATTTCTTGGACACAAGTTGAAACTGGTAGTGCAATTACCTGGAAATATCCAAGCTGCATCTTAAAAGGTGATAATTCAGTAGGTGAGTTTTATTCTATTGCTGTTACCAACAATTATCAGCAGGCCGATACTGGTACAAAAATGATTCACTTAGGAAATAATACTAAAAGCACCATTATTTCAAAAGGAATTTCAGCAGGAAAATCACAAAACTCATATAGAGGATTAGTACAGGTTGGAGCAAGAGCTAACAATGCTAGGAATTTTTCACAATGTGATTCTTTACTCATGGGAGATTTATGTGGAGCACATACTTTCCCCTACATAGAGTGTAAAAATAACACAGCACAAATAGAACACGAGGCAACCACAAGTAAAATTGGAGAAGATCAATTATTTTATTGCAATCAACGAGGTATAAATACTGAAAAAGCTATTGCATTAATTGTGAATGGATTTGGTAAAGATGTGCTTAATAAATTACCTATGGAATTTGCTGTGGAAGCACAAAAATTATTAGAAATAAGTTTAGAAGGGTCTGTTGGTTAA
- the sufC gene encoding Fe-S cluster assembly ATPase SufC yields the protein MLQIKNLHAGINDKEILKGINLEIKAGEVHAIMGPNGSGKSTLSAVIAGKEEFEVTEGSVVLDNLDLADLAPEERAHKGIFLSFQYPVEIPGVTVTNFIKTAVNETRKANGLEELPAKNMLKLIREKADLLELDRKFLSRSLNEGFSGGEKKRNEIFQMAMLEPKLAILDETDSGLDIDALKVVANGVNKLKNKDNAVLLITHYQRLLDYVVPDFVHVLHNGKIVKSGGKELALELEKKGYDWLK from the coding sequence ATGTTACAAATAAAAAATTTACACGCAGGTATTAATGACAAAGAGATTTTAAAAGGAATAAATCTTGAAATAAAAGCTGGGGAAGTTCATGCTATTATGGGGCCTAATGGTTCAGGAAAAAGCACACTATCAGCTGTAATCGCTGGAAAAGAAGAGTTTGAAGTAACAGAAGGTTCTGTTGTATTAGACAACCTAGACTTAGCTGATTTAGCGCCTGAAGAGAGAGCTCATAAAGGTATATTTTTATCATTTCAATATCCTGTTGAAATACCGGGAGTTACCGTTACCAACTTTATTAAAACCGCTGTTAATGAAACTCGAAAAGCAAATGGATTGGAAGAATTACCTGCAAAAAATATGCTGAAATTAATTCGTGAAAAAGCAGATTTGCTAGAATTAGATCGTAAATTCTTATCACGTTCTTTAAATGAAGGCTTTTCAGGTGGTGAAAAAAAACGTAATGAAATATTTCAAATGGCTATGTTAGAGCCAAAGTTGGCAATTTTAGATGAAACGGATTCTGGTTTAGATATTGATGCTTTAAAAGTGGTAGCAAATGGAGTAAATAAATTAAAGAACAAAGATAATGCTGTTTTACTAATAACACATTACCAACGATTACTTGATTATGTTGTTCCAGATTTTGTGCATGTTTTACACAATGGGAAAATAGTAAAGTCAGGAGGAAAAGAATTGGCTCTTGAATTAGAAAAAAAAGGATACGATTGGTTAAAATAA
- the sufD gene encoding Fe-S cluster assembly protein SufD, protein MELKEKLVSSFLAFENKGGLDLDSNVHTIRKEAIHNFEVLGFPTKKDEEWKYTNLKSLLKNDFNLFPTTEKSIGFKNVEEYLINEIESYKLIFIDGVFSSFLSTTTHDECDICVLSSALTKPKYKMVIDNYFNTIAKNNNSLSELNTAFTKEGAFINIPKNTIVPKPIQIINFSTGSEKEVILQPRNLIIVGENSHVQIIERHQNLSKNTTLTNVVTEIFTHKRAIVDYYKIQNDTSNSSLFDHTFISQKRQSIATINTYSFGGKLIRNNLEFQHEGEYITSNLNGISILNNKQHVDNHTLVNHKYPNCESHELYKGIYADKSTGVFNGKVLVQQAAQKTNAFQQNNNILVDNGATINAKPQLEIFADDVKCSHGCTIGQLDESALFYLQSRGIPKKEAKALLLFAFGNDVVEKIKIPQLKSRITKLIAKNLGVNLGFEL, encoded by the coding sequence ATGGAGTTAAAAGAAAAATTAGTTTCTTCTTTTTTGGCCTTTGAAAATAAAGGAGGATTAGATTTAGATTCAAACGTACACACTATTCGGAAAGAAGCAATTCACAATTTTGAAGTTTTAGGGTTTCCTACAAAAAAAGATGAAGAATGGAAATATACAAATCTGAAATCATTGTTAAAAAATGATTTTAATCTTTTCCCTACAACTGAAAAATCTATTGGGTTTAAAAATGTAGAAGAATACTTAATTAATGAAATAGAATCTTACAAATTAATTTTTATTGATGGGGTGTTTAGCTCTTTTTTATCTACCACCACGCATGATGAATGCGATATTTGTGTTTTATCTTCAGCATTAACAAAACCCAAATATAAAATGGTAATTGATAATTATTTTAATACCATTGCTAAAAATAATAATAGCTTATCTGAATTAAATACCGCATTTACAAAAGAAGGTGCTTTTATTAATATTCCTAAAAATACTATTGTTCCAAAACCAATTCAAATTATAAATTTTTCAACAGGAAGTGAAAAGGAAGTGATTCTTCAACCAAGAAATTTAATTATTGTAGGTGAAAACTCTCATGTTCAAATTATTGAACGTCATCAAAATTTATCAAAAAACACAACATTAACTAATGTTGTTACTGAAATTTTTACTCATAAAAGAGCCATTGTAGATTATTATAAAATTCAGAATGACACCTCAAATTCTTCTTTATTTGATCATACTTTTATTTCTCAAAAACGGCAAAGTATTGCCACAATTAATACATACTCTTTTGGTGGAAAATTAATACGGAATAATTTAGAATTTCAACACGAGGGTGAATATATAACTTCTAACCTAAACGGAATCTCAATTTTAAATAACAAGCAACATGTTGATAATCACACATTGGTAAACCATAAATATCCAAACTGTGAGAGTCATGAATTGTACAAAGGTATTTATGCCGATAAATCTACTGGTGTTTTCAATGGAAAAGTACTTGTACAACAAGCCGCACAAAAAACGAATGCATTTCAACAAAACAACAATATATTAGTTGATAATGGCGCAACAATTAATGCTAAACCTCAGTTAGAAATTTTTGCTGATGATGTAAAATGCTCACATGGTTGTACTATTGGGCAATTAGATGAAAGTGCTTTATTTTACTTGCAATCTAGAGGAATTCCTAAAAAAGAGGCAAAAGCATTGTTATTATTTGCTTTTGGAAATGATGTGGTAGAAAAAATTAAGATACCACAATTAAAATCTAGAATTACCAAATTAATTGCCAAAAATTTAGGAGTTAACCTAGGGTTTGAATTGTAA
- a CDS encoding alpha/beta fold hydrolase — protein sequence MFFLYKKINVHYTSLGKGRVVVLLHGFLENSTMWTEIANNLSKQYRVICVDLLGHGKTENRGYIHTMEDQANMVKAVLAHLHLRKYILIGHSMGGYVSLAFTHLYPKSVKGLCLMNSSALPDTEEKKINRDRAIKAVKQNHKTFVKLAIPFLFSNKNSKIFTSEIQQITKEALKMLPQGIVASLEGMKIRRDYTSIYKINTFPIQLIIGKQDPALEYASLIKQTKNTKVNVVEFPDGHMSYIENKLEVTKALQNFVNLCY from the coding sequence ATGTTTTTCCTTTATAAAAAAATCAATGTTCATTATACATCTTTAGGGAAAGGAAGGGTTGTTGTTTTATTACATGGTTTTTTAGAAAATAGTACTATGTGGACAGAAATTGCCAATAATCTTTCAAAACAATATAGAGTTATTTGTGTTGATTTACTTGGTCATGGTAAAACTGAAAACCGTGGTTATATTCATACCATGGAAGACCAAGCTAACATGGTAAAAGCGGTTTTAGCTCACCTACACCTCAGAAAATATATTTTAATTGGGCATAGTATGGGTGGTTATGTGTCTCTTGCTTTTACACATTTATATCCAAAAAGTGTAAAAGGACTTTGCCTAATGAATTCTTCTGCTTTACCAGATACTGAAGAGAAAAAAATAAATAGAGACAGAGCTATTAAAGCCGTTAAACAAAATCACAAAACCTTTGTAAAACTTGCAATTCCATTCCTTTTTTCGAATAAAAACAGCAAAATTTTTACTTCAGAAATACAACAAATAACCAAAGAGGCTTTAAAAATGTTACCTCAAGGAATTGTAGCTTCTTTAGAAGGGATGAAAATAAGAAGAGACTATACTTCAATTTATAAAATTAACACCTTTCCAATTCAACTAATTATTGGAAAACAAGATCCTGCACTAGAGTATGCAAGTTTAATTAAACAAACTAAAAATACTAAAGTAAACGTAGTTGAATTTCCTGATGGACATATGAGCTACATTGAAAATAAATTAGAGGTAACCAAAGCATTACAAAATTTTGTGAACTTGTGTTATTAA
- a CDS encoding HesB/IscA family protein, with amino-acid sequence MIKVSDIAKKKVLELMNDDGFNPAIDFVRVGVKSGGCSGLSYALTFDKAKKEDDKVFEDNSIKIIVDKKSFLYLIGTTLEYSGGLNGTGFVFNNPNAQRTCGCGESFSL; translated from the coding sequence ATGATAAAAGTTTCAGACATAGCAAAAAAGAAAGTATTAGAGCTTATGAATGATGATGGTTTTAATCCTGCTATAGATTTTGTTAGAGTTGGTGTTAAAAGTGGAGGATGTTCAGGGCTTTCATACGCGTTAACTTTTGATAAAGCTAAAAAAGAAGATGATAAGGTTTTTGAAGACAACTCTATAAAAATTATTGTTGATAAAAAAAGCTTTTTATATTTAATTGGTACTACTTTAGAATATTCTGGTGGGCTAAATGGAACTGGATTTGTGTTTAACAATCCTAATGCTCAAAGAACCTGCGGATGTGGTGAGAGTTTTTCATTATAA